Proteins encoded in a region of the Streptomyces akebiae genome:
- a CDS encoding TraR/DksA family transcriptional regulator: MVAKKTAVQQSASGRSTVASGGGDEGPKASAVKAAGKKRVAKKALAAKAVAKKAVAKKAAAEKPVAGKPDAGKSVAGKSAGGKAVGGESVVKKTAAKKATTVKKSTSATKSTVKKADAAEAAETTGATTVVAKNTPGTATAAKKKPTAVPKARPAAVEPGELAVRPGEDPWSPDEVDEARTELQSEATRLRTELEASERALTGLMRDSGDGAGDDQADTGAKNITREHELSLAHNAREMLDQTERALDRLASGTYGLCENCGNPIGKARMQAFPRATLCVECKQKQERR, translated from the coding sequence ATGGTGGCGAAGAAGACCGCCGTACAGCAGTCGGCGTCCGGCAGATCCACGGTGGCCTCCGGCGGTGGAGACGAGGGGCCGAAGGCCTCGGCGGTGAAGGCGGCCGGAAAGAAGAGGGTGGCGAAGAAGGCGTTGGCCGCGAAGGCGGTGGCGAAGAAGGCGGTGGCCAAGAAGGCCGCAGCGGAGAAGCCGGTCGCCGGCAAGCCGGATGCCGGGAAGTCCGTCGCCGGGAAGTCGGCGGGCGGGAAGGCCGTCGGTGGCGAGTCGGTCGTCAAGAAGACCGCGGCCAAGAAGGCGACGACGGTGAAGAAGAGCACCTCTGCGACGAAGAGCACGGTCAAGAAGGCGGACGCGGCCGAGGCCGCCGAGACGACGGGAGCCACGACAGTGGTTGCGAAGAACACTCCTGGTACGGCTACGGCGGCGAAGAAGAAGCCCACCGCCGTCCCCAAGGCACGGCCCGCCGCGGTGGAGCCCGGCGAGCTCGCGGTACGCCCCGGAGAGGACCCCTGGAGCCCCGACGAGGTGGACGAGGCCCGGACGGAGCTGCAGTCCGAGGCGACGCGGCTGAGGACCGAGCTGGAGGCCTCCGAGCGGGCCCTGACCGGCCTGATGCGGGACTCCGGGGACGGCGCGGGCGACGACCAGGCCGACACCGGGGCGAAGAACATCACGCGCGAGCACGAGCTGTCGCTCGCCCACAACGCACGCGAGATGCTCGACCAGACCGAGCGCGCCCTGGACCGGCTCGCCTCGGGCACCTACGGACTCTGCGAGAACTGCGGCAATCCGATCGGAAAGGCGCGAATGCAGGCCTTCCCCCGGGCCACACTGTGCGTCGAGTGCAAGCAGAAGCAGGAACGCCGCTAG
- a CDS encoding GNAT family N-acetyltransferase encodes MSPVPVSYEVRVADGPADREACFAVRKQVFVVEQGVPEDLEYDAYDAEAVHVLAERDDGVPLGAGRLLYGRAAAGKTGGEPGVGSLGRLAVVAEARGLGVGVALVRAVEEAARERGLTAVDLGAQTHALGFYARLGYEAYGPEFPDAGIPHRAMRRRL; translated from the coding sequence GTGAGCCCCGTACCGGTGTCCTACGAGGTGCGCGTCGCCGACGGCCCCGCCGATCGCGAGGCGTGCTTCGCGGTGCGCAAGCAGGTCTTCGTCGTCGAACAGGGCGTGCCGGAGGACCTGGAGTACGACGCGTACGACGCCGAGGCCGTGCACGTGCTCGCCGAGCGGGACGACGGGGTACCCCTCGGGGCCGGGCGGCTGCTGTACGGAAGGGCGGCGGCCGGCAAGACCGGTGGGGAGCCCGGTGTGGGGTCCCTGGGGCGGCTCGCCGTCGTGGCGGAGGCCCGGGGGCTGGGCGTCGGGGTCGCGCTGGTGCGGGCGGTCGAGGAGGCGGCGCGGGAGCGCGGGCTGACCGCGGTGGACCTGGGGGCGCAGACGCATGCCCTGGGGTTCTACGCGCGGCTGGGGTATGAGGCGTACGGGCCGGAGTTCCCGGACGCGGGCATCCCTCATCGGGCGATGCGGCGAAGGCTTTAG
- the lspA gene encoding signal peptidase II, which translates to MAEAERIIGTPDIPDATGADPEQSDGGDDAAAQRAEAAAKPRGRRRIAVLFGVAALAYALDLVSKMIVVAKLEHHEPIEIIGDWLKFEAIRNAGAAFGFGEAFTIIFTVIAAIVILVIARLARKLYSLPWAIALGLLLGGALGNLTDRIFRSPGVFEGAVVDFIAPKGFAVFNLADSAIVCGGILIVLLSFRGLDPDGTVHKD; encoded by the coding sequence GTGGCAGAGGCGGAGCGCATCATCGGTACGCCGGACATTCCAGACGCGACCGGGGCCGACCCGGAGCAGTCCGACGGCGGCGACGACGCCGCGGCGCAGCGGGCCGAGGCGGCCGCGAAGCCGCGCGGCAGGCGCCGGATCGCCGTGCTGTTCGGGGTCGCCGCGCTGGCGTACGCGCTCGACCTGGTCAGCAAGATGATCGTGGTCGCGAAGCTGGAGCACCATGAACCGATCGAGATCATCGGCGACTGGCTGAAGTTCGAGGCGATCCGCAACGCGGGCGCGGCCTTCGGCTTCGGCGAGGCCTTCACGATCATCTTCACGGTGATCGCGGCGATCGTGATCCTGGTGATCGCCCGGCTCGCCCGCAAGCTCTACAGCCTGCCCTGGGCGATCGCGCTCGGTCTGTTGCTCGGCGGTGCGCTGGGCAACCTGACCGACCGGATCTTCCGGTCGCCGGGCGTCTTCGAGGGCGCGGTCGTCGACTTCATCGCGCCGAAGGGCTTCGCGGTCTTCAACCTCGCGGACTCGGCCATCGTGTGCGGCGGCATCCTGATCGTGCTGCTGTCGTTCCGGGGGCTCGACCCGGACGGGACCGTCCACAAGGACTGA
- a CDS encoding RluA family pseudouridine synthase produces the protein MSTIPEIRTLPVPDGLEGERVDAVISRMFGFSRTKAAELAAAGKVTVDGSVVGKSERVHGGAWLEVEMPQAPAPVQIVAEPVEGMEIVHDDDDVVVIVKPVGVAAHPSPGWSGPTVIGGLAAAGYRISTSGAAERQGIVHRLDVGTSGLMVVAKSEYAYTSLKRQFKERTVDKRYHALVQGHPDPTSGTIDAPIGRHPNHDYKWAVIAEGKPSVTHYDLIEAFRAASLLDIKLETGRTHQIRVHMSAHRHPCVGDLTYGADPTLAKRLGLTRQWLHAVRLGFEHPGDGSWVEFECDYPADLQKALDKVREETYA, from the coding sequence GTGAGCACGATTCCCGAGATCCGTACCCTGCCCGTGCCCGACGGCCTGGAGGGCGAGCGTGTGGACGCCGTCATCTCCCGCATGTTCGGCTTCTCCCGTACCAAGGCGGCCGAGCTCGCCGCCGCGGGGAAGGTCACGGTCGACGGGTCGGTGGTCGGCAAGTCGGAGCGGGTGCACGGCGGGGCCTGGCTCGAGGTCGAGATGCCGCAGGCGCCCGCGCCGGTGCAGATCGTCGCCGAGCCGGTCGAGGGCATGGAGATCGTGCACGACGACGATGACGTGGTCGTGATCGTCAAGCCGGTCGGTGTGGCCGCGCACCCCAGCCCCGGCTGGTCGGGGCCCACCGTCATCGGCGGGCTCGCCGCCGCGGGGTACCGCATCTCCACCTCCGGCGCGGCCGAGCGGCAGGGCATCGTGCACCGGCTCGACGTCGGCACCTCGGGTCTCATGGTGGTCGCCAAGTCGGAGTACGCGTACACGTCCCTCAAGCGCCAGTTCAAGGAGCGGACGGTCGACAAGCGGTACCACGCGCTGGTCCAGGGCCATCCCGACCCCACGAGCGGCACCATCGACGCGCCCATCGGCCGGCACCCCAACCACGACTACAAGTGGGCGGTCATCGCCGAGGGCAAGCCGTCGGTCACGCACTACGACCTCATCGAGGCGTTCCGTGCCGCGTCCCTGCTCGACATCAAGCTGGAGACCGGGCGCACGCACCAGATCCGCGTCCACATGTCGGCCCACCGCCACCCGTGCGTCGGCGACCTGACGTACGGCGCCGATCCGACGCTCGCCAAGCGGCTCGGCCTCACCCGTCAGTGGCTGCACGCCGTGCGCCTCGGTTTCGAGCACCCCGGGGACGGGAGCTGGGTCGAGTTCGAGTGCGACTACCCGGCGGATCTGCAGAAGGCCCTGGACAAGGTTCGGGAGGAGACGTACGCGTGA